A region from the Dysidea avara chromosome 15, odDysAvar1.4, whole genome shotgun sequence genome encodes:
- the LOC136245284 gene encoding uncharacterized protein encodes MDAALEVGDSSSSQEEEKEPSSKKRYSRLFEMEAKFEIDDCSSGEEEKEPASKKRYSRSLEMDETLEVDNCSSEEEEEPVLKKQSTYIILLCHIFYRLYGYSEIDVIVIGDSEDEDTMNQVKVEQSTRDETECIPVFASGIQKYSAKELVQILLEKRLHQGYVSQQQPLRVKESKVFIVDTDNLSHPDDIKADELGGWKNDGQHSRWLKVELHQNEVTSIKFCGGKPSSDPHIYCLHRAYFVHRSNCHFKRKIAYLSDYKGNRLNLTLVQYITSSDDEVEIRPHGNASSSQSQPYLRTSTSTLQAIKSKLQFSSPKEALEKVSKERGGEILAKSTGDLPRNRQQVYNKNKQQKTQDPLYSLIVEIQNLGGSGEDQFIRELKLAPEPSVILSYDYQLAEVEAFCTYPGYHCVFGIDPTFNLGQFNLTVTTYKQLQLVKSTGEHPTFVGPLFLHYRKNFSCYNSFSSGLTGLNKNLSNIRAFGTDGETALIEAFQQQCRNAVHLTCFTHCRENIKRKLRELNVPSDAIKEYLFEIFGGQRGTTFVEGLADSTSDSDFDEKLAAIEITWNAREKALSSSPQFFTYFTKYKAPVFKESMIASVREKAGLGHPPKEYHNNGPECINNVIKMKVKRERSVLDEFCSIMKSLAEDQQNHLLRAITRRGEYRLHPYFKEYEMDSSQLRSAAKKLESKRDDKTGAAVPPSLPEKSSCTEGEALTSIDWPLYAKLPKCTVVPESTLNGILRRAEELVATTNTITTAPVDGTARMVKSKSNPSRPHLVQVFQDGKVTCDENCPMWRSLKICSHCVAVAHCLNVTGELVNWFTVNSKQPNLTKITTGHIGRNIGKKPSQN; translated from the exons ATGGACGCTGCGTTAGAAGTAGgtgacagcagcagcagccaagaAGAAGAGAAGGAACCATCGTCGAAGAAACGCTATTCTCGCTTGTTCGAAATGGAAGCTAAGTTTGAAATAGATGACTGCAGCAGTGGGGAAGAAGAGAAGGAACCAGCGTCGAAAAAACGTTATTCTCGGTCGTTAGAAATGGATGAAACGTTAGAAGTAGATAACTGCAGCAGCGAAGAAGAGGAGGAACCAGTACTGAAGAAACAAAG CACTTATATTATACTTTTATGTCACATATTCTACAGGCTTTATGGATATTCTGAAATTGATGTAATAGTGATTGGTGATTCAGAGGATGAAGATACAATGAATCAAGTCAAAGTGGAGCAGTCTACAAG GGATGAAACAGAGTGCATCCCTGTGTTCGCCTCGGGAATACAAAAGTACAGTGCAAAAGAGCTTGTTCAAATTTTACTTGAAAAGAGACTCCATCAAGGTTACGTCAGTCAGCAGCAGCCCCTGAGAGTGAAAGAATCCAAAGTGTTTATCGTTGATACAGACAACTTAAGCCACCCTGATGACATTAAAGCAGATGAATTAGGTGGATGGAAGAACGACGGCCAACATTCTCGCTGGCTAAAGGTTGAACTACATCAAAATGAAGTCACCAGTATTAAGTTCTGTGGTGGAAAGCCAAGCAGTGACCCACATATATATTGTTTACATAGAGCTTATTTTGTTCATCGATCTAATTGTCATTTCAAAAGGAAAATCGCTTACTTATCAG aTTACAAAGGCAACCGTCTCAATCTTACCCTTGTTCAATATATCACATCATCAGATGATGAGGTTGAGATTAGACCACATGGAAATGCTTCTTCGTCACAGTCACAGCCATACTTGCGTACAAGTACCAGTACTCTACAAGCAATTAAATCTAAATTACAATTCTCATCTCCTAAGGAGGCTTTGGAAAAAGTGTCGAAAGAGAGAGGTGGAGAAATTTTAGCAAAGAGTACTGGAGACTTACCCCGAAATAGGCAACAAGTatacaacaaaaacaaacagcAAAAGACACAAGATCCTCTCTACAGCTTGATTGTAGAGATCCAGAATTTAGGTGGTAGTGGTGAAGATCAGTTTATTCGTGAGCTAAAGTTGGCACCTGAACCCTCAGTTATATTGTCCTATGATTATCAACTGGCAGAGGTGGAAGCGTTTTGTACTTACCCAGGTTACCACTGTGTGTTTGGAATTGATCCCACTTTTAATTTAGGACAGTTTAACCTTACAGTTACAACATACAAGCAGCTTCAGTTAGTGAAATCCACTGGGGAACATCCAACCTTTGTTGGTCCTTTGTTTTTGCATTATCGTAAAAACTTTTCTTGCTACAACTCATTTTCATCTGGTTTAACAGGTTTAAACAAAAATTTATCTAACATACGTGCATTTGGTACAGACGGAGAAACAGCATTAATAGAGGCTTTTCAGCAGCAGTGCAGAAATGCTGTTCATCTTACCTGTTTTACACATTGTAGAGAAAACATCAAAAGGAAACTTCGTGAACTCAATGTACCTTCAGATGCCATCAAAGAATATTTGTTTGAGATCTTTGGCGGTCAAAGAGGTACTACATTTGTTGAAGGCCTGGCAGATTCTACATCTGACAGTGATTTTGATGAGAAGCTTGCTGCTATTGAAATTACATGGAATGCCAGGGAAAAGGCTTTGTCTTCATCACCTCAATTTTTTACCTACTTTACCAAGTACAAGGCACCTGTTTTTAAGGAATCAATGATTGCATCTGTAAGAGAAAAGGCTGGACTAGGACACCCTCCAAAAGAATATCACAACAATGGTCCTGAATGTATCAATAATGTGATTAAAATGAAAGTCAAAAGAGAAAGGAGTGTGCTTGATGAGTTTTGTTCTATAATGAAGTCCTTGGCTGAAGATCAGCAGAATCATTTATTAAGAGCAATCACACGCCGTGGTGAGTACCGTCTTCATCCATATTTCAAAGAATATGAAATGGATTCTTCACA ACTAAGAAGTGCGGCAAAGAAACTTGAAAGCAAACGTGATGATAAGACAGGTGCTGCTGTTCCACCAAGTTTACCTGAGAAATCAAGTTGCACCGAGGGGGAAGCCCTGACATCCATTGACTGGCCTCTATATGCAAAGTTACCGAAGTGTACAGTAGTTCCTGAAAGTACCCTCAATGGCATTTTGCGAAGGGCGGAAGAACTGGTAGCAACTACAAATACTATCACTACAGCCCCAGTTGATGGCACAGCAAGAATGGTAAAAAGCAAGTCTAATCCTTCTCGCCCTCACCTTGTGCAAGTGTTTCAAGACGGTAAAGTGACATGTGATGAGAATTGTCCAATGTGGAGATCGTTAAAAATTTGTTCTCACTGTGTGGCTGTTGCACATTGTCTAAATGTCACTGGTGAACTAGTTAACTGGTTTACTGTCAACTCAAAGCAGCCTAATCTAACCAAGATAACCACTGGCCACATTGGACGAAACATTGGCAAAAAACCATCACAAAATTGA